The Strix uralensis isolate ZFMK-TIS-50842 chromosome 16, bStrUra1, whole genome shotgun sequence genome has a window encoding:
- the SBK1 gene encoding serine/threonine-protein kinase SBK1 isoform X3 translates to MSAGSIEQEPSRKLACCGVPLITEDMQSLAIRTLSGTDISKHYDLIRELGKGTYGKVDLVSHKSTGTKMALKFVNKSKTKLKNFLREFSITNTLSSSPFIIKVFDVVFETEDCYVFAQEYAPGGDLFDIIPPQVGLPEELVKRCVQQLGLALDYMHSKSLVHRDIKPENVLLFDRDCRRIKLADFGMTRKVGCRVKRISGTIPYTAPEVCQAGRAEGFAVDTSIDVWAFGVLIFCVLTGNFPWEAAAASDAFFEEFVRWQKGRLGGLPSQWRRFTDSALRMFQRLLALDPEKRCPVKEVFYFIKCDLMAEVRRRPSYRSRKHAGDKLPAGPHRHEAAGSCTPAPLKRTVLTEGSGPRGSEPSAAPPGTASRTDGRQDKGKGQMVLATAIEICV, encoded by the exons ATGAGTGCGGGTTCGATTGAGCAAGAGCCGTCGCGCAAGCTGGCCTGCTGCGGGGTGCCCCTCATCACCGAGGACATGCAGTCCCTGGCCATCCGCACCCTCTCTGGCACCGACATCAGCAAGCACTACGACCTCATCCGCGAGCTCGGCAAGGGCACCTACGGCAAGGTGGACCTGGTGTCCCACAAAAGCACAG GCACCAAGATGGCCCTGAAGTTCGTCAACAAGAGCAAGACGAAGCTGAAGAACTTCCTGCGGGAGTTCAGCATCACCAACACGCTCTCCTCCAGCCCCTTCATCATCAAGGTCTTCGATGTGGTCTTCGAGACTGAGGACTGCTATGTCTTCGCTCAGGAGTATGCCCCCGGTGGGGACCTCTTCGACATCATCCCGCCGCAG GTGGGGCTCCCCGAGGAGCTGGTGAAGCGCTGCGTGCAGCAGCTGGGCCTGGCCCTCGACTACATGCACAGTAAGAGCCTGGTGCACCGGGACATCAAACCGGAGAACGTCCTGCTCTTCGACCGCGACTGCCGCCGCATCAAACTGGCCGACTTCGGCATGACCCGCAAGGTGGGCTGCCGGGTCAAGCGCATCAGCGGCACCATCCCCTACACGGCGCCCGAGGTTTGCCAAGCCGGCCGGGCGGAGGGCTTCGCCGTGGACACCAGCATCGACGTCTGGGCTTTCGGGGTGCTCATCTTCTGCGTCCTCACCGGGAACTTCCCCTgggaggcggcggcggcttcCGACGCTTTCTTCGAGGAGTTTGTGCGGTGGCAGAAGGGGCGGCTGGGGGGGCTGCCCTCGCAGTGGCGGCGCTTCACGGACAGCGCCCTGCGCATGTTCCAGCGCCTGCTGGCCCTCGACCCCGAGAAGCGCTGTCCCGTCAAGGAGGTCTTCTACTTCATCAAGTGCGACCTGATGGCCGAGGTGCGGCGCCGGCCCTCCTACCGGTCCCGCAAGCACGCTGGGGACAAGCTCCCGGCCGGTCCCCACCGCCACGAGGCGGCCGGTTCCTGCACCCCCGCCCCGCTCAAGAGGACCGTCCTGACCGAAGGGAGCGGACCCCGCGGCTCCGAGCCGAGTGCGGCCCCCCCGGGCACGGCGAGCAGGACAGACGGACGGCAGGACAAAGGCAAAGGGCAGATGGTCCTGGCCACAGCAATAGAGATCTGCGTCTGA
- the SBK1 gene encoding serine/threonine-protein kinase SBK1 isoform X1: protein MPTPLRRCLACGPPRPGTVATGVEQWIPSASSASRKRSCSPCTCTAMSAGSIEQEPSRKLACCGVPLITEDMQSLAIRTLSGTDISKHYDLIRELGKGTYGKVDLVSHKSTGTKMALKFVNKSKTKLKNFLREFSITNTLSSSPFIIKVFDVVFETEDCYVFAQEYAPGGDLFDIIPPQVGLPEELVKRCVQQLGLALDYMHSKSLVHRDIKPENVLLFDRDCRRIKLADFGMTRKVGCRVKRISGTIPYTAPEVCQAGRAEGFAVDTSIDVWAFGVLIFCVLTGNFPWEAAAASDAFFEEFVRWQKGRLGGLPSQWRRFTDSALRMFQRLLALDPEKRCPVKEVFYFIKCDLMAEVRRRPSYRSRKHAGDKLPAGPHRHEAAGSCTPAPLKRTVLTEGSGPRGSEPSAAPPGTASRTDGRQDKGKGQMVLATAIEICV from the exons ATGCCAACACCTCTCCGGCGCTGCCTGGCCTGTGGTCCCCCTCGCCCAGGCACGGTGGCCACCGGAGTTGAGCAATGGATTCCTTCTGCTTCGTCTGCTTCCAGAaagaggagctgcagcccctgcacCTGCACAG CCATGAGTGCGGGTTCGATTGAGCAAGAGCCGTCGCGCAAGCTGGCCTGCTGCGGGGTGCCCCTCATCACCGAGGACATGCAGTCCCTGGCCATCCGCACCCTCTCTGGCACCGACATCAGCAAGCACTACGACCTCATCCGCGAGCTCGGCAAGGGCACCTACGGCAAGGTGGACCTGGTGTCCCACAAAAGCACAG GCACCAAGATGGCCCTGAAGTTCGTCAACAAGAGCAAGACGAAGCTGAAGAACTTCCTGCGGGAGTTCAGCATCACCAACACGCTCTCCTCCAGCCCCTTCATCATCAAGGTCTTCGATGTGGTCTTCGAGACTGAGGACTGCTATGTCTTCGCTCAGGAGTATGCCCCCGGTGGGGACCTCTTCGACATCATCCCGCCGCAG GTGGGGCTCCCCGAGGAGCTGGTGAAGCGCTGCGTGCAGCAGCTGGGCCTGGCCCTCGACTACATGCACAGTAAGAGCCTGGTGCACCGGGACATCAAACCGGAGAACGTCCTGCTCTTCGACCGCGACTGCCGCCGCATCAAACTGGCCGACTTCGGCATGACCCGCAAGGTGGGCTGCCGGGTCAAGCGCATCAGCGGCACCATCCCCTACACGGCGCCCGAGGTTTGCCAAGCCGGCCGGGCGGAGGGCTTCGCCGTGGACACCAGCATCGACGTCTGGGCTTTCGGGGTGCTCATCTTCTGCGTCCTCACCGGGAACTTCCCCTgggaggcggcggcggcttcCGACGCTTTCTTCGAGGAGTTTGTGCGGTGGCAGAAGGGGCGGCTGGGGGGGCTGCCCTCGCAGTGGCGGCGCTTCACGGACAGCGCCCTGCGCATGTTCCAGCGCCTGCTGGCCCTCGACCCCGAGAAGCGCTGTCCCGTCAAGGAGGTCTTCTACTTCATCAAGTGCGACCTGATGGCCGAGGTGCGGCGCCGGCCCTCCTACCGGTCCCGCAAGCACGCTGGGGACAAGCTCCCGGCCGGTCCCCACCGCCACGAGGCGGCCGGTTCCTGCACCCCCGCCCCGCTCAAGAGGACCGTCCTGACCGAAGGGAGCGGACCCCGCGGCTCCGAGCCGAGTGCGGCCCCCCCGGGCACGGCGAGCAGGACAGACGGACGGCAGGACAAAGGCAAAGGGCAGATGGTCCTGGCCACAGCAATAGAGATCTGCGTCTGA
- the SBK1 gene encoding serine/threonine-protein kinase SBK1 isoform X2, which produces MDSFCFVCFQKEELQPLHLHSAAMSAGSIEQEPSRKLACCGVPLITEDMQSLAIRTLSGTDISKHYDLIRELGKGTYGKVDLVSHKSTGTKMALKFVNKSKTKLKNFLREFSITNTLSSSPFIIKVFDVVFETEDCYVFAQEYAPGGDLFDIIPPQVGLPEELVKRCVQQLGLALDYMHSKSLVHRDIKPENVLLFDRDCRRIKLADFGMTRKVGCRVKRISGTIPYTAPEVCQAGRAEGFAVDTSIDVWAFGVLIFCVLTGNFPWEAAAASDAFFEEFVRWQKGRLGGLPSQWRRFTDSALRMFQRLLALDPEKRCPVKEVFYFIKCDLMAEVRRRPSYRSRKHAGDKLPAGPHRHEAAGSCTPAPLKRTVLTEGSGPRGSEPSAAPPGTASRTDGRQDKGKGQMVLATAIEICV; this is translated from the exons ATGGATTCCTTCTGCTTCGTCTGCTTCCAGAaagaggagctgcagcccctgcacCTGCACAG TGCAGCCATGAGTGCGGGTTCGATTGAGCAAGAGCCGTCGCGCAAGCTGGCCTGCTGCGGGGTGCCCCTCATCACCGAGGACATGCAGTCCCTGGCCATCCGCACCCTCTCTGGCACCGACATCAGCAAGCACTACGACCTCATCCGCGAGCTCGGCAAGGGCACCTACGGCAAGGTGGACCTGGTGTCCCACAAAAGCACAG GCACCAAGATGGCCCTGAAGTTCGTCAACAAGAGCAAGACGAAGCTGAAGAACTTCCTGCGGGAGTTCAGCATCACCAACACGCTCTCCTCCAGCCCCTTCATCATCAAGGTCTTCGATGTGGTCTTCGAGACTGAGGACTGCTATGTCTTCGCTCAGGAGTATGCCCCCGGTGGGGACCTCTTCGACATCATCCCGCCGCAG GTGGGGCTCCCCGAGGAGCTGGTGAAGCGCTGCGTGCAGCAGCTGGGCCTGGCCCTCGACTACATGCACAGTAAGAGCCTGGTGCACCGGGACATCAAACCGGAGAACGTCCTGCTCTTCGACCGCGACTGCCGCCGCATCAAACTGGCCGACTTCGGCATGACCCGCAAGGTGGGCTGCCGGGTCAAGCGCATCAGCGGCACCATCCCCTACACGGCGCCCGAGGTTTGCCAAGCCGGCCGGGCGGAGGGCTTCGCCGTGGACACCAGCATCGACGTCTGGGCTTTCGGGGTGCTCATCTTCTGCGTCCTCACCGGGAACTTCCCCTgggaggcggcggcggcttcCGACGCTTTCTTCGAGGAGTTTGTGCGGTGGCAGAAGGGGCGGCTGGGGGGGCTGCCCTCGCAGTGGCGGCGCTTCACGGACAGCGCCCTGCGCATGTTCCAGCGCCTGCTGGCCCTCGACCCCGAGAAGCGCTGTCCCGTCAAGGAGGTCTTCTACTTCATCAAGTGCGACCTGATGGCCGAGGTGCGGCGCCGGCCCTCCTACCGGTCCCGCAAGCACGCTGGGGACAAGCTCCCGGCCGGTCCCCACCGCCACGAGGCGGCCGGTTCCTGCACCCCCGCCCCGCTCAAGAGGACCGTCCTGACCGAAGGGAGCGGACCCCGCGGCTCCGAGCCGAGTGCGGCCCCCCCGGGCACGGCGAGCAGGACAGACGGACGGCAGGACAAAGGCAAAGGGCAGATGGTCCTGGCCACAGCAATAGAGATCTGCGTCTGA